From Acidithiobacillus sp., the proteins below share one genomic window:
- a CDS encoding FeoC-like transcriptional regulator, with protein sequence MKPLFAVREILQKQGMASASQIAAELKLSVGLAEDMLAYWQRRGAAEQVAVGTRKSCGGCRSGGGDRCGNTSASFVHAYRWCGGGEKAVTTAQPAVPLTWHQP encoded by the coding sequence ATGAAACCGTTGTTCGCGGTTCGGGAGATACTGCAGAAACAAGGTATGGCCAGCGCCAGCCAGATAGCTGCGGAATTAAAGCTCTCTGTTGGACTAGCCGAGGATATGCTGGCGTACTGGCAGCGGCGCGGCGCGGCGGAGCAAGTAGCTGTGGGCACCCGGAAAAGTTGTGGCGGTTGCCGTTCGGGCGGCGGCGACCGTTGCGGCAACACCTCGGCGTCTTTCGTTCATGCCTACCGCTGGTGCGGCGGTGGGGAGAAGGCAGTGACGACAGCTCAGCCCGCTGTTCCACTGACTTGGCATCAGCCGTGA
- a CDS encoding VTT domain-containing protein, producing MSDIHHLVQILLHFDQYLILFLQEYGAWVYALLFLILFAETGLVIMPVLPGDSMLFICGTLAGAGIMSAPWLLGLLVAAAVLGDAVNYWVGRRWGVHLFGGRLLNVRHLVTTQRFYARHGGKTVIIARFLPVIRTFAPFVAGIAVMPYRRFFGFNLTGAFLWVGGLLGAGYFLGRFPWVKSHLNMVIVAIIVISLTPAALAWLQQRLQPAEHPSR from the coding sequence ATGTCGGATATTCATCATCTCGTGCAGATTCTGCTGCACTTTGACCAATACCTGATTCTGTTTTTGCAGGAATATGGAGCCTGGGTCTATGCCCTGTTGTTCCTGATTCTCTTTGCGGAGACTGGGCTGGTGATCATGCCGGTCCTACCGGGCGACTCCATGCTTTTTATCTGTGGTACTCTAGCCGGCGCAGGCATCATGAGCGCGCCCTGGCTGCTGGGTTTGCTGGTGGCTGCGGCGGTGCTGGGTGACGCGGTGAATTACTGGGTGGGCCGCCGCTGGGGTGTCCACCTTTTTGGCGGGCGCTTGCTCAATGTCCGGCACCTGGTTACGACCCAGCGCTTCTATGCGCGGCATGGCGGTAAGACGGTGATTATCGCCCGTTTTCTGCCGGTTATTCGTACCTTCGCGCCCTTTGTGGCAGGTATTGCCGTCATGCCGTACCGTCGCTTCTTTGGCTTCAATCTGACGGGCGCTTTCCTGTGGGTGGGGGGCTTGCTCGGCGCGGGCTATTTCCTCGGACGTTTTCCCTGGGTCAAAAGCCATCTGAATATGGTGATTGTCGCCATCATCGTGATTTCGCTGACTCCCGCTGCGCTGGCCTGGCTGCAACAGCGGTTGCAGCCTGCCGAACATCCTTCCCGCTAA
- a CDS encoding TM2 domain-containing protein produces MPKAWEKLDLQGAGVQSLQIRLQKLQKKSLWGYLYWCLSPFGAHRFYLEQSWAWVFPLISVAILVLTFLGLTWEAVGLVVVLCAVALWDLSRIGLWISAYNKELRKASWFAQQTPAAPANYQGRADSSEKSAQWQRELQDYTQAKESERAGHPATNTPAKKGFAPGQRRLSFAEQERLLAEMAKSPKSATEKKPPDSAKK; encoded by the coding sequence ATGCCCAAGGCTTGGGAAAAGCTCGATCTGCAAGGCGCTGGGGTACAGAGTCTACAAATTCGCCTGCAAAAACTCCAGAAAAAATCTCTATGGGGCTATCTATACTGGTGTCTGTCCCCTTTTGGGGCGCACCGTTTTTATCTGGAACAGTCATGGGCCTGGGTCTTTCCGCTGATCAGCGTCGCGATTCTCGTGCTGACATTTCTCGGCTTGACCTGGGAAGCTGTCGGTCTCGTCGTCGTCCTCTGCGCCGTCGCGCTCTGGGACCTCAGTCGCATCGGCCTGTGGATCAGCGCTTACAACAAGGAACTGCGTAAGGCAAGTTGGTTCGCCCAGCAGACGCCAGCCGCCCCCGCCAACTACCAGGGACGCGCGGACAGTAGCGAAAAGTCGGCGCAGTGGCAGCGCGAGTTACAAGACTATACCCAAGCCAAGGAGAGCGAGCGCGCCGGCCACCCTGCCACTAATACCCCCGCCAAAAAAGGTTTTGCGCCAGGCCAACGCCGCCTCTCTTTCGCGGAACAGGAGCGCCTGCTCGCCGAAATGGCCAAATCTCCGAAAAGTGCGACGGAGAAAAAGCCACCTGATTCTGCCAAAAAGTAG
- a CDS encoding LysR family transcriptional regulator — MADRRLQVFHTVARLLSFTKAADTLHMTQPAVTFQVKQLEEQFNTRLFDRTHNRIGLTEAGMVVYEYSERIISLYSEMSNRVGEMTGDLRGHLLIGASTTIAEYMLPRVLGDFKMKYPDVQVRLHVGNTDKIVHMIEDNSIDLGLVEGLVTNKSLATLKCCMDSMIVIAHPDHALSSHESVTAQELLDYPFVSREEGSGTREVTMEYLQQVGVDTNDLHITMELGSPEAVKGAVEGGLGVAIVSAATVLKELALGTLVARPLNPPLARPYSFVYQKQKFRSLVMDEFLEFAKGRCSRDMLSMPVRREG; from the coding sequence ATGGCAGACAGGCGTTTACAGGTTTTTCACACGGTGGCAAGGCTGCTCAGCTTTACCAAGGCGGCAGATACACTGCATATGACCCAGCCAGCGGTGACTTTTCAGGTCAAACAACTGGAAGAACAATTCAATACCCGTTTGTTTGACCGCACCCACAACCGCATCGGCCTCACTGAGGCGGGCATGGTGGTTTATGAGTATTCCGAGCGCATCATCTCGCTCTACAGTGAGATGTCCAACCGGGTAGGGGAAATGACTGGTGATCTGCGCGGGCATCTGCTCATCGGTGCCAGTACGACCATCGCTGAATACATGCTGCCTCGGGTGCTGGGCGATTTCAAAATGAAGTATCCCGACGTGCAGGTACGTCTGCATGTGGGCAATACAGACAAAATTGTCCATATGATTGAGGATAACAGCATTGATCTGGGGCTGGTGGAGGGGCTGGTTACCAACAAGAGCCTCGCCACCCTCAAGTGTTGCATGGACTCCATGATTGTGATCGCCCACCCTGATCATGCCCTGAGTAGTCACGAAAGCGTGACGGCGCAGGAGTTGCTGGATTATCCCTTCGTTTCCCGCGAAGAAGGATCGGGCACCCGTGAGGTGACTATGGAATACCTGCAACAGGTCGGCGTAGACACCAACGATCTGCATATCACCATGGAATTGGGTAGCCCGGAAGCGGTTAAAGGGGCTGTGGAAGGTGGGCTGGGGGTGGCTATTGTTTCCGCGGCGACTGTCCTCAAGGAGCTGGCGCTCGGTACTTTAGTGGCCCGCCCCTTAAATCCACCGCTGGCCCGCCCCTATTCTTTCGTCTATCAGAAGCAGAAATTCCGCAGCTTGGTGATGGATGAATTTCTGGAATTCGCGAAAGGCCGCTGTAGCAGGGACATGTTGTCCATGCCGGTGCGTCGAGAGGGATAA
- the aguB gene encoding N-carbamoylputrescine amidase produces the protein MAAIQMAVGKNEADNIAMALQQVTVAADAGAKIILLQELFSTPYFCKDQNPDFLSLAQPRESHPALLAMQKLAREREVVLPVSFFERANNAFFNSLVVFDADGSDLGLYRKAHIPDGPGYQEKFYFSPGDTGFRVFDSRYGRLGVAVCWDQWFPEAARVMALQGAEILFYPTAIGSEPQAPEINSRGHWTRVMQGHAAANLVPVVAANRVGREIGRESEITFYGGSFISDATGALIVHADQEETILYADLDLQALAAQRLEWGLFRDRRPELYTPILTLDGNPRRG, from the coding sequence GTGGCAGCCATTCAGATGGCCGTGGGGAAAAACGAGGCCGATAATATTGCCATGGCGCTGCAGCAGGTGACCGTGGCAGCCGATGCTGGGGCCAAAATCATCCTCCTCCAGGAACTTTTCAGCACACCGTACTTCTGCAAAGATCAGAATCCCGATTTCCTGAGCCTGGCGCAGCCCCGCGAGAGCCACCCCGCCCTGCTCGCCATGCAAAAGCTGGCGCGGGAGCGCGAGGTCGTGCTCCCGGTCAGCTTTTTTGAGCGTGCCAATAATGCCTTCTTCAACAGTCTGGTGGTTTTTGACGCCGATGGCAGCGATCTGGGGCTCTATCGCAAGGCCCATATCCCGGACGGTCCCGGCTATCAGGAAAAGTTTTATTTCAGCCCCGGCGACACCGGGTTCCGCGTGTTTGACAGCCGCTATGGACGCCTCGGCGTCGCCGTCTGCTGGGACCAATGGTTCCCGGAGGCCGCGCGGGTGATGGCCTTGCAGGGCGCCGAAATACTGTTCTACCCCACCGCCATCGGCTCCGAGCCCCAGGCCCCCGAAATCAACAGTCGCGGGCACTGGACCCGGGTCATGCAAGGCCATGCCGCCGCCAATCTCGTCCCCGTCGTCGCTGCCAACCGGGTGGGACGGGAAATCGGCCGGGAGAGCGAAATCACCTTCTATGGCGGCTCCTTCATCAGCGACGCCACCGGCGCACTCATTGTCCACGCCGACCAGGAAGAGACCATCCTCTATGCCGATCTCGACCTGCAAGCCCTCGCGGCACAGCGGCTGGAGTGGGGACTCTTCCGTGATCGCCGTCCTGAACTGTACACGCCCATCCTGACTTTGGACGGGAATCCGCGTCGTGGATGA
- the feoB gene encoding Fe(2+) transporter permease subunit FeoB: MSTCHEENQKIQFTAGLPVIALAGNPNCGKTTLFNLLTGAHQHIGNWPGVTVERRSGNLSLAGRKVSVVDLPGVYSLLGGGGEDQTVARDFLLDGQVDLIVNIVDASNLARHLALTAELLEIGRPMVLVMNMVDEAEAQGLEVHTTELSAALGLPVVPMIARKGRGRSELLGSLTQTLKQAPHGTPPAYGLLIERALNVLTILLPGGNPARRRFEALRLLEGSAEPADPGMQYALQQIIAEVEDGSTEIPADLIMDRRFGWAQEMAAMALRRNGNAGMRQRVTDLLDRVVLNDWLGVPVFLLMLYLVFVVSFSGGNVFLDFFDQASAAILIHGVGHVLLETGLPTWLISVAAGGVGGGLNLVISFIPPIGLTFLFLAFLDDSGYMARAAYAMDRLMRRLGLPGSALVPMVIGFGCNVPAIMGSRIIEDPRGRILTVLMQPFMSCSARLTIYMAFAVVFFRNNGGQVVFALYVLGIIVALLTAWLLGKTAMRGEVLPFVMELPPYRLPSFRSVFLQSWQRLKVFIFRVGRVIAVIGVVLFILPGIGWTDHGLRSTNINHSLLAQGSRALVPIFEPMGIHQDNWPAISGLVAGAAAKEIVIGTLNGIYQRQNAADLLADYRDPDIAGQLWDALNTIPANAVTFITTLDDPLGLSAMESTFSAEQASGAESATLQAIAAGFTTLSAFTYLVFVLLYVPCASTMGALRREVGWRWMIFSLLYGTGLAWGASTVIYQTGTFAEHPGSSTAWIAGVLAAFALLVIGLRLYGQRSDMLSKPFLNRRASV, from the coding sequence ATGAGCACATGTCACGAAGAAAATCAGAAAATTCAATTTACAGCAGGACTACCGGTCATTGCCCTGGCCGGCAATCCGAACTGCGGTAAAACCACCCTGTTCAACCTGCTGACCGGTGCCCATCAGCATATAGGCAACTGGCCAGGCGTTACCGTGGAGCGACGCAGCGGCAACCTGAGCCTAGCCGGGCGCAAGGTCTCCGTAGTGGACCTGCCCGGCGTGTACAGTCTATTGGGAGGCGGCGGCGAGGATCAAACCGTGGCGCGCGACTTCCTGCTCGACGGGCAGGTCGATCTGATCGTCAATATCGTCGATGCCTCCAATCTTGCGCGACATCTGGCCCTGACTGCTGAGCTGCTGGAAATAGGTCGCCCCATGGTTCTGGTAATGAACATGGTTGATGAAGCTGAAGCCCAGGGACTGGAAGTGCATACGACTGAACTCTCGGCAGCGTTAGGTTTGCCGGTAGTACCCATGATCGCCCGCAAGGGCAGGGGACGCAGCGAGCTGCTGGGCAGTTTGACCCAGACACTTAAGCAAGCACCTCACGGCACTCCGCCCGCCTATGGCCTACTGATAGAACGGGCCTTAAACGTCCTGACCATCCTGCTACCCGGCGGCAACCCCGCGCGCCGGCGCTTCGAAGCCTTGCGCCTGCTCGAAGGTAGTGCCGAACCGGCCGACCCCGGGATGCAATACGCCCTGCAGCAAATCATCGCAGAGGTGGAGGATGGCAGCACTGAAATCCCCGCCGATCTGATCATGGATCGGCGCTTTGGCTGGGCACAGGAAATGGCCGCCATGGCACTGCGTCGGAACGGAAATGCCGGAATGCGCCAGCGGGTCACCGACCTGCTGGATCGGGTAGTCCTCAATGACTGGCTCGGCGTTCCCGTCTTTTTGCTGATGCTCTATCTGGTCTTCGTCGTCAGCTTCAGCGGCGGCAATGTCTTTTTAGACTTCTTCGATCAAGCCTCCGCTGCAATCCTGATACACGGAGTGGGTCATGTACTGCTGGAGACGGGATTGCCCACCTGGCTGATCTCTGTCGCCGCAGGGGGCGTTGGGGGCGGACTGAATCTGGTGATTTCCTTCATTCCCCCCATCGGCCTGACCTTTCTCTTTCTCGCCTTTCTCGATGACTCGGGCTACATGGCCCGTGCCGCCTATGCCATGGATCGCCTGATGCGCCGCCTTGGCTTACCTGGCAGCGCCCTCGTCCCCATGGTCATCGGCTTCGGCTGCAATGTGCCCGCCATCATGGGTTCGCGCATCATCGAGGACCCGCGCGGACGCATCCTGACCGTACTGATGCAGCCCTTCATGTCCTGCTCCGCACGCCTGACCATTTATATGGCCTTTGCGGTAGTCTTCTTTCGCAATAATGGCGGACAGGTGGTTTTTGCCCTCTATGTGTTAGGGATCATCGTCGCCTTGCTGACGGCGTGGCTACTTGGCAAAACCGCCATGCGTGGAGAGGTCCTGCCCTTCGTCATGGAACTGCCGCCCTATCGTCTGCCGAGTTTCCGCAGCGTGTTCTTACAGAGCTGGCAGCGCCTGAAAGTGTTCATCTTCCGGGTGGGCCGGGTGATTGCGGTCATCGGCGTGGTGCTGTTTATTCTTCCCGGCATCGGCTGGACGGATCACGGTCTGCGCAGCACCAACATTAATCACTCTCTGCTCGCCCAGGGTAGCCGCGCGCTGGTCCCTATTTTTGAACCCATGGGCATTCATCAGGACAATTGGCCCGCCATTTCCGGCCTCGTTGCCGGGGCAGCCGCCAAGGAGATTGTGATCGGCACGCTTAACGGCATTTATCAGCGGCAGAATGCTGCCGACCTACTGGCGGACTACCGCGATCCCGACATTGCCGGGCAACTCTGGGATGCGTTGAACACCATCCCGGCTAATGCGGTGACTTTCATCACCACGCTGGACGATCCGCTGGGGCTATCGGCCATGGAATCCACCTTTTCCGCTGAACAAGCCTCTGGGGCGGAAAGCGCTACCCTTCAGGCGATTGCGGCGGGCTTCACTACCCTCTCGGCATTCACTTATCTGGTTTTTGTGCTGCTCTACGTGCCCTGCGCCAGCACCATGGGAGCCTTACGTCGCGAAGTTGGCTGGCGCTGGATGATCTTCTCCCTGCTTTATGGCACCGGCCTGGCCTGGGGCGCCAGCACGGTGATTTACCAGACGGGCACCTTCGCCGAACATCCGGGATCTTCTACGGCGTGGATCGCTGGCGTACTGGCCGCTTTTGCCTTGCTGGTCATCGGGCTACGACTTTATGGACAACGCAGCGACATGTTATCAAAGCCATTTCTGAACCGGAGGGCATCGGTATGA
- a CDS encoding aldo/keto reductase gives MNVAENRLIPGAANSAGTKAYVARFAGILADEHFSDFLNTRIKLSSLGVGTFPGGVDDVTDVAVAAIVARALQSGINVIDTGANYRFGRAGRAVGVGIAKAMAAGIQREEFFVVGKGGFLTFPDGRPEDPLAFFREEVVAKGLGKEEDMVQGVHCLSPEYIAWQLDTLRAQTGLETLDVFLVDQPEVHIPLIGKEGMYRKLIDVFTMLEAAVQANKIRYYGISTFNACRVETDNTLFQSLTSLIGLAEKAAGQGNRHHLRVVQVPFNALMPEAYTRFSQVTGQGNIGSTIQAAFQLKLTIMASHPLGKGLLAREEVPSLQEAMPELADAAQRAIQFVRSTPGIGVTLVGLSAPLHLADFLAVAKQPPLPRERYLAMFEKEQ, from the coding sequence GTGAATGTTGCGGAAAATAGACTGATTCCGGGGGCCGCCAACAGTGCCGGTACCAAGGCCTACGTGGCACGCTTCGCTGGGATCCTCGCTGACGAACACTTCAGTGACTTTTTGAACACTCGCATCAAGCTATCTTCCCTCGGCGTCGGTACCTTCCCCGGCGGTGTGGATGATGTGACGGATGTCGCGGTGGCGGCCATTGTGGCGCGGGCCTTGCAGTCGGGCATCAACGTCATCGACACTGGTGCCAACTACCGTTTCGGGCGGGCCGGGCGGGCGGTAGGTGTGGGCATCGCGAAGGCGATGGCGGCGGGTATCCAGCGTGAGGAGTTTTTCGTGGTTGGCAAGGGGGGGTTTCTGACCTTTCCCGACGGACGGCCAGAAGATCCGCTGGCATTTTTCCGTGAGGAAGTGGTGGCCAAGGGGCTGGGCAAGGAGGAGGATATGGTCCAAGGGGTCCACTGCCTGAGTCCGGAATATATTGCCTGGCAACTGGATACCCTGCGCGCGCAAACTGGTCTGGAAACCCTGGATGTATTTTTGGTGGATCAGCCGGAGGTGCATATCCCATTGATTGGCAAAGAAGGGATGTACCGCAAGCTGATTGATGTGTTTACCATGCTCGAAGCGGCGGTGCAGGCCAACAAGATCCGCTACTACGGCATTTCCACCTTCAATGCCTGCCGGGTAGAGACGGATAATACCCTGTTCCAGTCCCTGACCAGCCTTATCGGGTTGGCTGAGAAGGCGGCGGGGCAGGGTAATCGTCACCATCTGCGGGTGGTACAGGTGCCATTCAACGCGCTGATGCCGGAGGCCTACACGCGCTTCAGTCAGGTGACGGGGCAGGGCAACATCGGCTCGACTATTCAGGCGGCTTTTCAACTCAAGTTGACCATCATGGCGAGCCATCCCCTTGGCAAGGGCCTGTTGGCGCGGGAAGAGGTGCCTTCCTTGCAGGAAGCGATGCCGGAACTGGCCGATGCGGCGCAACGCGCCATCCAGTTTGTGCGCTCTACGCCCGGTATCGGGGTCACCTTGGTGGGGCTCAGTGCGCCCCTGCATCTCGCCGATTTCCTGGCGGTAGCCAAACAGCCTCCGCTCCCCAGGGAGCGCTATCTGGCCATGTTTGAAAAGGAGCAATAG
- a CDS encoding acetoin utilization protein AcuC, which yields MVASNVNERGMLRPQIAATRPAVFVGAARYRRESYGSNHPLAIPRVSLTLDLINSYGAMAPEEYRQGRPASHQELFGFHTKDYIQAFERAQFRGGVQDSDRQRYQLGTLENPYFPGFFDTPSLATGSSVLAAEAVLEGATAFSPAGGMHHAAPGQARGFCYLNDPVLAIQRLRRAGLRVLYWDMDAHHGDGVEAAFVEDSDTLTVSLHMDTDYAYPFQGGKLTDWPGLAVNLPLPKEVNDSEYVLAFAELWPRVLQRFSPDVVVLQAGTDILAPDPLSKFRIANGLFWQVVRQIVAESPRLLVLGGGGYHPVALARCWTGLWAILSGRSLPAELPAAGQTLLTTVDWELDDEDAPDYGQQFLSLEDAPLLGPVRAELRERLDFLLQHHPLFANRSNAA from the coding sequence ATGGTTGCCAGCAATGTGAACGAGCGGGGGATGCTGCGCCCACAAATCGCTGCGACCCGCCCGGCGGTCTTCGTCGGCGCGGCGCGTTACCGGCGGGAGAGTTATGGGAGTAACCATCCCCTGGCGATTCCGCGGGTATCCCTGACCCTGGACCTCATCAACAGTTACGGGGCCATGGCGCCGGAAGAATACCGGCAGGGCCGCCCGGCGAGTCATCAGGAGCTCTTCGGCTTTCATACAAAAGATTACATACAGGCCTTTGAGCGGGCACAGTTTCGTGGTGGTGTGCAGGACAGCGATCGTCAACGTTATCAGTTGGGTACGCTGGAGAATCCCTATTTCCCCGGTTTTTTCGATACGCCCTCCCTGGCTACCGGCTCCAGCGTGCTCGCGGCGGAAGCCGTGCTGGAAGGCGCAACCGCCTTCAGCCCCGCGGGCGGAATGCACCATGCCGCACCGGGTCAGGCGCGTGGCTTCTGCTACCTCAACGACCCGGTGCTCGCTATTCAGCGCCTGCGCCGCGCCGGGTTGCGGGTGTTGTACTGGGACATGGACGCGCACCACGGTGATGGGGTGGAGGCGGCCTTTGTGGAAGATTCGGACACGCTGACGGTCTCCCTGCACATGGATACGGACTACGCCTATCCCTTTCAGGGCGGGAAGCTCACCGACTGGCCGGGGCTGGCGGTTAATCTGCCTTTGCCCAAAGAGGTGAATGACAGCGAATATGTGTTGGCTTTTGCCGAGTTATGGCCTCGTGTTTTGCAGCGCTTCAGCCCTGATGTCGTCGTTTTGCAGGCGGGCACCGATATCCTTGCACCGGATCCTCTGAGCAAGTTCCGGATCGCCAACGGCCTGTTCTGGCAGGTCGTGCGCCAGATCGTGGCGGAAAGTCCGCGTCTGCTGGTTCTGGGCGGGGGCGGTTATCATCCGGTTGCCCTGGCGCGCTGCTGGACCGGCCTCTGGGCCATCCTCAGCGGTCGCTCGTTACCGGCGGAATTACCAGCCGCCGGACAGACGTTGCTCACGACGGTCGACTGGGAATTGGACGATGAGGACGCGCCGGACTATGGTCAGCAGTTCTTGTCGCTGGAAGATGCGCCCCTACTGGGGCCGGTGCGCGCCGAGCTGCGTGAACGCTTGGATTTTTTGCTGCAACATCATCCCCTTTTTGCCAACAGGAGTAACGCTGCGTGA
- a CDS encoding gamma-glutamyl-gamma-aminobutyrate hydrolase family protein codes for MDDSQPPAPPVIALSAYERNGEAFSLAPQYAAAVCQAGGLPILFPPQCPEARLILSRCDALVLTGGGDISPDFYGAPRDDSIHAVHPDRDASEIALAREAIARRIPVLGICRGLQIINVALGGDLLQDLPKSIGTRICHRNAEHNPVMHEVIVLADTLLGRIARRDTLEISSWHHQAIANMAPALRINAIAEDGVIEAVDMPDNPDVFAVQWHPEHTAAGDPHQQALFDWLVQRAARRIARHRLSGKDVRQAATAVAARPAQRESAKSR; via the coding sequence GTGGATGATTCCCAACCCCCCGCGCCACCCGTCATCGCGCTGAGCGCCTATGAGCGCAACGGAGAGGCCTTTTCGCTCGCCCCGCAGTATGCCGCCGCCGTCTGTCAGGCGGGTGGGTTGCCCATCCTTTTTCCACCCCAGTGTCCCGAAGCCCGACTTATTCTGTCGCGCTGTGACGCGCTGGTGCTCACCGGCGGCGGCGACATCTCTCCCGATTTTTACGGTGCGCCGCGTGACGACAGCATTCATGCCGTACATCCGGACCGCGACGCCTCTGAGATCGCGCTGGCGCGAGAGGCCATCGCCCGGCGTATCCCGGTGCTCGGCATCTGCCGCGGCCTGCAGATCATTAATGTCGCCTTGGGCGGCGACCTGCTCCAGGACCTGCCCAAAAGCATCGGCACCCGCATCTGCCACCGCAACGCCGAGCATAATCCCGTCATGCATGAGGTCATCGTCTTGGCGGACACGTTGCTCGGGAGAATCGCCCGGCGGGATACCCTGGAGATCTCCTCCTGGCACCACCAGGCCATCGCGAATATGGCCCCCGCACTACGCATCAACGCCATCGCCGAGGATGGCGTCATTGAAGCCGTGGATATGCCCGACAACCCAGATGTCTTTGCCGTCCAGTGGCACCCGGAACATACAGCCGCCGGTGACCCGCATCAGCAGGCGCTGTTTGATTGGCTGGTACAGCGCGCTGCCCGGCGCATAGCGCGACACAGACTTAGCGGGAAGGATGTTCGGCAGGCTGCAACCGCTGTTGCAGCCAGGCCAGCGCAGCGGGAGTCAGCGAAATCACGATGA
- a CDS encoding GMP synthase, producing the protein MKHFAVVQHSYSEFLGIVESQLEKRDIGFSYFRVFLSNELPGNALTFDALFLLGGPMSPLETNKYAWLTQELNTIAIFRKAKRPVVGFGLGALLLAQYEGAELHLEPYHNAYFTTAHATEAGRNDPLAQAVDGAQVMVWSPGTATLPEGIEPLVVDDEGHWIAFRPEEGVVGLLFRPEMKPGLIEDILMEEDRETPENIGELLGQARALWPEMQKTTDRVIVALVRELSLMTEKRKPRVFALKVDTGDDV; encoded by the coding sequence ATGAAGCATTTTGCCGTCGTGCAGCACAGTTACTCCGAGTTTCTGGGTATCGTGGAGAGTCAGCTGGAAAAGCGCGACATCGGTTTCAGTTACTTCCGGGTTTTTCTCAGCAACGAACTGCCGGGCAATGCACTGACCTTTGATGCACTGTTTCTGCTGGGTGGGCCTATGTCTCCCCTGGAGACGAACAAATATGCCTGGCTGACCCAGGAACTCAATACCATTGCCATTTTCCGCAAGGCGAAGCGGCCGGTGGTGGGCTTTGGTCTGGGTGCGTTATTGCTGGCGCAGTATGAAGGAGCCGAACTGCATCTGGAGCCCTACCATAACGCCTATTTCACCACCGCCCACGCCACCGAGGCAGGTCGCAACGACCCTCTGGCACAGGCGGTGGACGGCGCTCAGGTGATGGTCTGGTCGCCGGGTACCGCCACCTTGCCGGAGGGCATCGAGCCGCTGGTGGTGGATGACGAAGGTCACTGGATCGCCTTCCGCCCGGAAGAAGGGGTGGTAGGGCTGCTGTTCAGGCCGGAGATGAAGCCGGGACTGATTGAAGATATCCTCATGGAAGAGGACCGCGAAACCCCCGAGAATATCGGCGAACTGCTGGGGCAGGCGCGGGCACTGTGGCCGGAGATGCAGAAAACTACGGACCGAGTCATTGTCGCTCTGGTCCGCGAGTTGTCTCTTATGACCGAGAAACGCAAACCACGGGTATTTGCCCTCAAGGTGGACACTGGGGACGATGTATGA